In a genomic window of Narcine bancroftii isolate sNarBan1 chromosome 7, sNarBan1.hap1, whole genome shotgun sequence:
- the LOC138739511 gene encoding thrombospondin type-1 domain-containing protein 1 isoform X1, whose amino-acid sequence MRRPPRRWPARVLGLVLCGCAVFAEVTYRLSGQPWLVALSNQTVQVDFNVTGAQNLTVSLVDVQRNQTVVTQAIPANQSRGSVEFGCWHFTAAGDFEFRLQESVGAGAARWSSGSLQVRWPPFRIELGRRRDSPSLFQVHVSTRQPLCACEGRTLFLDTVRTDLKEAGDPARRSEAIGLSNSQRLDFDCSGFTPNATVTLSLRSPATNSVIASTGPLLLARLAGYELSVRRVRAAACDPTAEVRVAAPPCARLRGKVTVHRPQTLGSEVLVAERWLRPRERAVRFDCSVFDWGEHDYCFAYVSARSRSPAGTRPVTCLALQRHAVERASIWLSWSPCSVTCGDGVRERYRQCVSSSGTIGCSEEEREVSLCSLVDCPEQGSGVPGKVHNSGNIVTITGISFCLVVIIATIAITIRTKLPCKEQNFKGTVRHDPVLSHNIRNTLEEERTFCDLSHQRDILTDNMLSAHVEDGVNIPLSYRRSQHLVSNQDNLPEENPGLQSAQKVIPPIFGYRLAHQQLKEMKKKGITEATQVYHVTQHPLDDTIINEDGALATEVDQTKPSSVIVPSLDKENSTEGNMNRFRIKSPFLDQKSIYSEQQIDQMDHRKDLMNAPFPEPFHDFNIPCQTPVPLCKGSNKTLPVRPGKFRHCNKIIERETHERGHSRNPNFRRTSSFSECRTSKYYRERSMSSCTQRLPSLSHSRYVDKTGAGIDRCAYNKPGAHCRTNASSAQNQDLNHSAFILEPLKPDVKCSEGGAWTHKVDPANHSSYIFNELDTYTGKRKSRTPTNEHKLVSKASVSNSDKHPNWKSSRSNPLPRHHYRQDRCQSFPSDPNFLHYDNSGFELTASEQLIIDLPARFGSHVTGDEADTSTLSSEKLVI is encoded by the exons ATGAGACGTCCTCCCAGGCGATGGCCCGCACGTGTGCTGGGGCTGGTCCTCTGTGGATGCG CTGTTTTTGCCGAAGTCACGTATCGACTGTCCGGACAACCTTGGCTCGTGGCTCTGAGCAACCAGACCGTCCAGGTTGACTTTAACGTGACGGGAGCCCAGAATCTAACCGTGTCGCTCGTGGACGTCCAGAGAAACCAGACGGTCGTCACGCAAGCGATCCCCGCCAACCAGTCCCGCGGCTCCGTGGAGTTCGGCTGCTGGCATTTCACTGCGGCTGGGGACTTCGAGTTTCGGCTGCAGGAGTCGGTGGGCGCCGGGGCGGCCCGGTGGAGCAGCGGCTCGCTGCAGGTCCGCTGGCCGCCCTTCCGCATTGAGCTGGGACGCCGGCGGGACTCGCCGAGCCTCTTCCAGGTGCACGTCTCGACCCGCCAGCCGCTGTGCGCCTGCGAGGGGAGAACCCTGTTCCTGGACACGGTGAGGACCGACTTGAAGGAAGCCGGCGACCCGGCGAGGAGGAGCGAGGCCATCGGGCTTTCCAATTCTCAGCGGCTGGACTTCGATTGCAGCGGGTTCACGCCAAACGCGACCGTCACGCTTTCCCTGAGATCGCCCGCCACCAACTCCGTGATCGCGTCCACGGGGCCGCTGCTGCTGGCCCGACTTGCGGGCTACGAACTCTCCGTCCGTCGGGTGAGGGCGGCTGCGTGCGACCCGACCGCCGAGGTTCGCGTCGCGGCCCCGCCTTGCGCCCGTCTGCGAGGCAAGGTGACGGTGCACCGACCCCAGACGCTGGGGAGCGAGGTGTTGGTCGCGGAGCGGTGGCTGCGCCCCAGGGAGCGCGCGGTCCGCTTCGACTGCTCCGTCTTTGACTGGGGGGAACACGACTACTGCTTCGCCTATGTCAGCGCTCGGAGCCGCAGCCCCGCGGGCACCCGCCCCGTGACGTGTCTCGCCCTGCAGCGCCACGCAG TAGAAAGAGCGAGCATTTGGCTGTCTTGGAGTCCGTGTAGTGTCACATGCGGGGATGGAGTCCGTGAACGGTACCGACAATGTGTTTCATCCTCGGGGACAATCGGGTGCAGTGAAGAGGAGAGAGAAGTTTCCCTCTGTTCACTTGTGGATTGCCCGG AACAAGGATCTGGAGTTCCTGGGAAAGTACATAACAGTGGCAATATAGTGACAATCACCGGTATTTCTTTCTGTTTGGTAGTAATCATTGCCACCATTGCAATCACCATCCGGACAAAGCTACCATGTAAAGAACAGAATTTCAAAGGGACAGTCAGGCATGATCCTGTACTTTCACATAACATCAGGAACACACTTGAAGAAGAAAGGACCTTCTGCGACCTCAGTCATCAACGTGACattttaactgataacatgctgTCAGCCCATGTAGAAGATGGTGTGAACATTCCACTATCTTATAGAAGGAGTCAACACTTGGTTTCAAATCAGGACAATTTACCAGAGGAAAATCCTGGACTGCAGAGTGCTCAGAAAGTGATTCCTCCGATATTTGGATACCGTTTAGCACATCAACAattgaaagaaatgaaaaagaaagGGATAACGGAGGCCACCCAAGTTTATCATGTCACGCAGCACCCTTTAGATGATACGATTATTAATGAAGATGGAGCTCTGGCTACAGAAGTAGACCAAACTAAGCCCAGCTCTGTTATAGTGCCTTCCTTGGACAAGGAAAACAGTACTGAAGGTAATATGAACAGATTCCGCATCAAATCTCCATTTTTGGATCAGAAATCAATTTACTCTGAACAGCAAATAGATCAAATGGATCATAGAAAAGATCTAATGAATGCACCTTTTCCAGAACCATTTCATGACTTTAACATACCGTGCCAAACACCTGTGCCTCTTTGCAAAGGAAGTAATAAAACACTTCCAGTTAGGCCAGGAAAGTTCAGGCATTGTAACAAAATCATTGAGAGAGAAACACATGAAAGAGGACACAGCAGAAATCCCAATTTTAGAAGAACATCTAGCTTCAGTGAATGTAGAACCAGTAAGTATTATCGAGAAAGAAGCATGTCCTCCTGCACTCAGAGGCTTCCATCCCTCTCACACTCCAGATATGTTGATAAGACAGGAGCTGGGATTGACAGGTGTGCTTATAATAAGCCAGGAGCTCATTGCAGAACTAATGCCAGCTCAGCACAAAATCAAGACCTGAACCACAGTGCTTTTATATTAGAGCCTTTAAAACCTGACGTGAAATGTAGTGAAGGTGGAGCCTGGACTCATAAAGTTGATCCAGCAAATCACTcaagttacatttttaatgagTTAGACACTTACACAGGTAAAAGGAAGTCAAGGACACCAACCAATGAACATAAATTAGTCTCTAAAGCCAGTGTTTCCAATTCTGATAAACATCCCAACTGGAAGTCTTCAAGGAGCAATCCATTGCCTCGTCATCACTACAGACAAGATCGGTGCCAAAGTTTCCCTTCTGATCCAAATTTCCTTCATTATGACAATTCTGGGTTTGAGTTGACTGCTTCAGAACAGCTGATAATAGACCTGCCTGCACGTTTTGGTTCTCATGTGACAGGGGATGAAGCAGACACTAGTACTCTAAGCAGTGAAAAGCTGGTGATCTGA
- the LOC138739511 gene encoding thrombospondin type-1 domain-containing protein 1 isoform X2: MRRPPRRWPARVLGLVLCGCAVFAEVTYRLSGQPWLVALSNQTVQVDFNVTGAQNLTVSLVDVQRNQTVVTQAIPANQSRGSVEFGCWHFTAAGDFEFRLQESVGAGAARWSSGSLQVRWPPFRIELGRRRDSPSLFQVHVSTRQPLCACEGRTLFLDTVRTDLKEAGDPARRSEAIGLSNSQRLDFDCSGFTPNATVTLSLRSPATNSVIASTGPLLLARLAGYELSVRRVRAAACDPTAEVRVAAPPCARLRGKVTVHRPQTLGSEVLVAERWLRPRERAVRFDCSVFDWGEHDYCFAYVSARSRSPAGTRPVTCLALQRHAERASIWLSWSPCSVTCGDGVRERYRQCVSSSGTIGCSEEEREVSLCSLVDCPEQGSGVPGKVHNSGNIVTITGISFCLVVIIATIAITIRTKLPCKEQNFKGTVRHDPVLSHNIRNTLEEERTFCDLSHQRDILTDNMLSAHVEDGVNIPLSYRRSQHLVSNQDNLPEENPGLQSAQKVIPPIFGYRLAHQQLKEMKKKGITEATQVYHVTQHPLDDTIINEDGALATEVDQTKPSSVIVPSLDKENSTEGNMNRFRIKSPFLDQKSIYSEQQIDQMDHRKDLMNAPFPEPFHDFNIPCQTPVPLCKGSNKTLPVRPGKFRHCNKIIERETHERGHSRNPNFRRTSSFSECRTSKYYRERSMSSCTQRLPSLSHSRYVDKTGAGIDRCAYNKPGAHCRTNASSAQNQDLNHSAFILEPLKPDVKCSEGGAWTHKVDPANHSSYIFNELDTYTGKRKSRTPTNEHKLVSKASVSNSDKHPNWKSSRSNPLPRHHYRQDRCQSFPSDPNFLHYDNSGFELTASEQLIIDLPARFGSHVTGDEADTSTLSSEKLVI, encoded by the exons ATGAGACGTCCTCCCAGGCGATGGCCCGCACGTGTGCTGGGGCTGGTCCTCTGTGGATGCG CTGTTTTTGCCGAAGTCACGTATCGACTGTCCGGACAACCTTGGCTCGTGGCTCTGAGCAACCAGACCGTCCAGGTTGACTTTAACGTGACGGGAGCCCAGAATCTAACCGTGTCGCTCGTGGACGTCCAGAGAAACCAGACGGTCGTCACGCAAGCGATCCCCGCCAACCAGTCCCGCGGCTCCGTGGAGTTCGGCTGCTGGCATTTCACTGCGGCTGGGGACTTCGAGTTTCGGCTGCAGGAGTCGGTGGGCGCCGGGGCGGCCCGGTGGAGCAGCGGCTCGCTGCAGGTCCGCTGGCCGCCCTTCCGCATTGAGCTGGGACGCCGGCGGGACTCGCCGAGCCTCTTCCAGGTGCACGTCTCGACCCGCCAGCCGCTGTGCGCCTGCGAGGGGAGAACCCTGTTCCTGGACACGGTGAGGACCGACTTGAAGGAAGCCGGCGACCCGGCGAGGAGGAGCGAGGCCATCGGGCTTTCCAATTCTCAGCGGCTGGACTTCGATTGCAGCGGGTTCACGCCAAACGCGACCGTCACGCTTTCCCTGAGATCGCCCGCCACCAACTCCGTGATCGCGTCCACGGGGCCGCTGCTGCTGGCCCGACTTGCGGGCTACGAACTCTCCGTCCGTCGGGTGAGGGCGGCTGCGTGCGACCCGACCGCCGAGGTTCGCGTCGCGGCCCCGCCTTGCGCCCGTCTGCGAGGCAAGGTGACGGTGCACCGACCCCAGACGCTGGGGAGCGAGGTGTTGGTCGCGGAGCGGTGGCTGCGCCCCAGGGAGCGCGCGGTCCGCTTCGACTGCTCCGTCTTTGACTGGGGGGAACACGACTACTGCTTCGCCTATGTCAGCGCTCGGAGCCGCAGCCCCGCGGGCACCCGCCCCGTGACGTGTCTCGCCCTGCAGCGCCACGCAG AAAGAGCGAGCATTTGGCTGTCTTGGAGTCCGTGTAGTGTCACATGCGGGGATGGAGTCCGTGAACGGTACCGACAATGTGTTTCATCCTCGGGGACAATCGGGTGCAGTGAAGAGGAGAGAGAAGTTTCCCTCTGTTCACTTGTGGATTGCCCGG AACAAGGATCTGGAGTTCCTGGGAAAGTACATAACAGTGGCAATATAGTGACAATCACCGGTATTTCTTTCTGTTTGGTAGTAATCATTGCCACCATTGCAATCACCATCCGGACAAAGCTACCATGTAAAGAACAGAATTTCAAAGGGACAGTCAGGCATGATCCTGTACTTTCACATAACATCAGGAACACACTTGAAGAAGAAAGGACCTTCTGCGACCTCAGTCATCAACGTGACattttaactgataacatgctgTCAGCCCATGTAGAAGATGGTGTGAACATTCCACTATCTTATAGAAGGAGTCAACACTTGGTTTCAAATCAGGACAATTTACCAGAGGAAAATCCTGGACTGCAGAGTGCTCAGAAAGTGATTCCTCCGATATTTGGATACCGTTTAGCACATCAACAattgaaagaaatgaaaaagaaagGGATAACGGAGGCCACCCAAGTTTATCATGTCACGCAGCACCCTTTAGATGATACGATTATTAATGAAGATGGAGCTCTGGCTACAGAAGTAGACCAAACTAAGCCCAGCTCTGTTATAGTGCCTTCCTTGGACAAGGAAAACAGTACTGAAGGTAATATGAACAGATTCCGCATCAAATCTCCATTTTTGGATCAGAAATCAATTTACTCTGAACAGCAAATAGATCAAATGGATCATAGAAAAGATCTAATGAATGCACCTTTTCCAGAACCATTTCATGACTTTAACATACCGTGCCAAACACCTGTGCCTCTTTGCAAAGGAAGTAATAAAACACTTCCAGTTAGGCCAGGAAAGTTCAGGCATTGTAACAAAATCATTGAGAGAGAAACACATGAAAGAGGACACAGCAGAAATCCCAATTTTAGAAGAACATCTAGCTTCAGTGAATGTAGAACCAGTAAGTATTATCGAGAAAGAAGCATGTCCTCCTGCACTCAGAGGCTTCCATCCCTCTCACACTCCAGATATGTTGATAAGACAGGAGCTGGGATTGACAGGTGTGCTTATAATAAGCCAGGAGCTCATTGCAGAACTAATGCCAGCTCAGCACAAAATCAAGACCTGAACCACAGTGCTTTTATATTAGAGCCTTTAAAACCTGACGTGAAATGTAGTGAAGGTGGAGCCTGGACTCATAAAGTTGATCCAGCAAATCACTcaagttacatttttaatgagTTAGACACTTACACAGGTAAAAGGAAGTCAAGGACACCAACCAATGAACATAAATTAGTCTCTAAAGCCAGTGTTTCCAATTCTGATAAACATCCCAACTGGAAGTCTTCAAGGAGCAATCCATTGCCTCGTCATCACTACAGACAAGATCGGTGCCAAAGTTTCCCTTCTGATCCAAATTTCCTTCATTATGACAATTCTGGGTTTGAGTTGACTGCTTCAGAACAGCTGATAATAGACCTGCCTGCACGTTTTGGTTCTCATGTGACAGGGGATGAAGCAGACACTAGTACTCTAAGCAGTGAAAAGCTGGTGATCTGA